One window of Quercus robur chromosome 12, dhQueRobu3.1, whole genome shotgun sequence genomic DNA carries:
- the LOC126708525 gene encoding uncharacterized protein LOC126708525, with translation MVRKKDHFWEYVEELDGRFKCNFCERDFAGGAPRIKSHLAGVKGRDIDICTKVPDDVQAEAYLAIGGHSKKLKITSSSSNVEQSKKMSTSMSNDLHQTTILEMCKKKDKSAVDKLLTQHIILNNISFNVVQTPAFIRFVQGVAEYGHGYKLPSYSTLRTKLIPNSRIEVEEYISNVKKSWVTTGCTLMSDIWSDMKQRAFINIIAYSPGGAVFMRSLDVSQERKTGFFLKQIISAVIEEIGPNHVVQFITDNATNFESAGDMLIGKYPHLYKTRCAAHGIQLLLKDIYEEVYWVQKVIDDAKSIVSYMYKHTIVLSLMRAHTNNKELKHPCTTRFASNFLMLQSILNVESELRLLVASSDWRGLDYSKKDIAKEVTNIIQSTEFWSQGHEVLLVLEPLVRVLRLVDGDGSTAGYLYEAMERAKEAIQQRCGNNQEKYIRMWELFEGRRTQNIIHPIHSAAAFLNPAYMYSGTFTENREMKEGISFILENLVALEEKIEFMGQVQLYRMKLSSLFTETAMTMLKTSHPRIWWDYCGDSLPILKKYAIRILSQPCSSSSCERNWSAFEAAQTKKRNRLTPKMLDDLVYVRMNTMMMEKFNTLEARDVEPIDLDKLNELPEHEYVSQEQDIENDTLSEGVENINDDVIDDTDLSWLN, from the exons atgGTTAGAAAGAAAGATCACTTTTGGGAGTACGTTGAGGAGTTAGATGGTCGTTTCAAGTGTAATTTCTGTGAACGAGATTTTGCTGGAGGTGCTCCAAGAATTAAATCACACTTAGCAGGTGTTAAAGGTCGTGATATTGATATTTGTACAAAAGTTCCTGATGATGTGCAAGCTGAAGCTTATTTAGCAATTGGAGGGCATAGTAAAAAGCTTAAGATTACATCAAGTTCAAGCAATGTGGAACAGAGCAAAAAAATGTCAACTTCAATGTCCAATGATTTGCATCAAACCACCATTTTAGAGATgtgcaaaaagaaagataagagTGCAGTGGACAAATTGCTTACCCAACATATTATATTGAATAACATATCATTTAATGTTGTTCAAACACCAGCCTTCATTCGCTTTGTGCAAGGTGTTGCTGAATATGGTCATGGATACAAGTTACCCTCTTATTCAACGCTTCGAACGAAGTTAATTCCAAATTCAAGGATAGAAGTTGAAGAATATATATCAAATGTTAAAAAGTCTTGGGTTACAACTGGCTGTACTCTTATGTCAGACATATGGAGTGATATGAAACAAAGAGCTTTTATTAACATTATTGCATATTCTCCTGGGGGAGCAGTATTTATGCGTTCACTTGATGTTTCTCAAGAGAGAAAAACTGGATTTTTTCTCAAACAGATTATTTCTGCAGTAATTGAAGAAATTGGGCCTAATCATGTTGTTCAGTTTATCACTGATAACGCGACAAATTTTGAGTCAGCTGGAGACATGCTTATTGGTAAGTATCCTCATTTGTACAAAACACGATGTGCTGCTCATGGGATTCAATTGCTTTTGAAGGATATATATGAGGAAGTTTATTGGGTGCAAAAGGTaattgatgatgcaaaatcAATTGTTTCATATATGTATAAGCACACTATCGTCCTCTCACTCATGAGAGCACACACAAACAATAAGGAGTTAAAACATCCTTGTACAACTAGGTTTGCTTCTAATTTCTTGATGCTCCAATCTATTTTGAATGTTGAAAGCGAATTGCGATTACTTGTTGCATCTTCTGATTGGAGAGGATTAGATTATAGCAAAAAGGATATTGCCAAAGAAGTTACTAATATAATTCAAAGTACAGAATTTTGGAGTCAAGGACATGAGGTTCTACTAGTTTTGGAGCCATTGGTTCGAGTTCTTCGATTAGTTGATGGTGATGGGTCAACTGCTGGGTACTTATATGAAGCAATGGAAAGGGCAAAAGAAGCAATTCAGCAACGTTGTGgcaacaatcaagaaaaatatatacgGATGTGGGAATTATTTGAGGGAAGGCGTACTCAAAATATAATCCATCCAATTCATTCAGCTGCAGCCTTTTTAAATCCTGCTTACATGTATAGTGGGACATTTACTGAGAATCGTGAGATGAAAGAGGGAATAAGTTTTATACTAGAGAATTTGGTGGCTCTTGAAGAAAAGATAGAATTTATGGGACAAGTGCAACTTTATCGCATGAAATTATCAAGCTTGTTTACTGAAACTGCAATGACAATGTTGAAAACATCTCATCCTA GAATATGGTGGGATTATTGTGGAGATAGTCTtcctattttaaaaaagtatgCCATTCGAATTTTGAGTCAACCTTGTAGTTCTTCCTCATGTGAACGTAATTGGAGTGCATTTGAAGCAGCacaaacaaagaagagaaataggCTGACACCTAAGATGTTGGATGATTTGGTTTATGTAAGAATGAACACAATGATGATGGAGAAATTCAATACCTTAGAAGCTCGAGATGTAGAGCCGATTGATCTTGACAAGCTTAATGAGCTTCCTGAACATGAATATGTTTCTCAAGAACAAGATATAGAGAATGACACACTAAGTGAAGGGGTTGAAAATATTAATGATGATGTTATAGATGATACAGATCTTTCATGGTTAAATTga
- the LOC126708527 gene encoding uncharacterized protein LOC126708527 encodes MAKMVVLLVLFTLFLSFSTNEVGCKRIYREDHMELKRQLKLSNKLAKKTIRTKYGDTYDCINLYEQHFNYRSLKNHTNDFPVRSTSNPKGIRDQKSSPLFNPSNFWLNGKGCPDGMVPIKRNTEDDLKRAKLATEIHNSKYKPLTIDRPGTHYAILRTKNTNIVYHGGSAIISIYNPKVEGTQYSSARIKVQNGPDSIEVGWTVNPTLYNDTQTRLYTFTKTSNSSCFNTLCNSIIPTSTDIPLGIPIVPISTPEQQFDMKFTLFWEAANGNWFLKFGQDETEIGFWPKNVFTALGDGAKYVEWGGEVFSPPGVPSPPMGSAYSAHLMQDTKYDAYCRQIKTINETDYVVNAVDTEKFSDIEQYEVLDEGITGAADFQHLVLFGGVGGYTGT; translated from the exons ATGGCTAAAATGGTTGTCTTACTGGTTTTGTTCAcattgtttctctcttttagCACAAATGAGGTTGGTTGCAAGAGAATATATAGAGAAGATCACATGGAGTTGAAAAGGCAACTTAAGCTTTCAAATAAGTTGGCCAAGAAAACTATTCGG ACAAAGTATGGCGATACATATGATTGCATAAATCTCTATGAACAACACTTCAATTATCGTTCACTCAAGAACCATACTAATGATTTTCCG GTGAGATCTACCTCCAACCCTAAAGGAATCAGAGACCAAAAGTCTTCACCACTATTTAACCCGTCTAATTTTTGGCTAAACGGGAAAGGTTGTCCAGATGGTATGGTTCCCATTAAGAGAAATACAGAGGATGATCTCAAAAGGGCAAAGTTAGCTACAGAGATACATAACTCAAAATATAAACCGCTCACTATTGATAGACCTGGTACTCAT TATGCTATACTGCGGACAAAAAATACGAACATCGTGTACCATGGAGGTTCTGCAATTATCAGCATATATAACCCAAAAGTTGAAGGAACTCAATACAGTTCTGCTCGCATAAAGGTTCAAAATGGTCCAGATAGCATAGAAGTTGGATGGACA GTAAATCCAACCTTGTACAACGATACTCAGACCCGACTATACACATTtacaaaa ACGTCTAATTCCTCATGCTTCAATACATTATGTAATTCAATAATTCCTACAAGTACGGATATTCCTCTCGGCATTCCTATAGTGCCAATTTCAACGCCAGAACAGCAATTTGACATGAAATTCACGCTTTTTTGg GAAGCTGCCAATGGAAACTGGTTTCTAAAATTTGGTCAAGATGAAACTGAAATCGGATTTTGGCCAAAAAATGTATTCACTGCTTTAGGAGACGGTGCAAAGTACGTTGAATGGGGAGGAGAGGTTTTTAGTCCTCCAGGTGTGCCTAGCCCTCCCATGGGCTCTGCCTATAGTGCACACTTAATGCAAGACaccaaatatgatgcatatTGCAGgcaaattaaaacaattaatgAGACTGATTATGTTGTTAACGCTGTTGATACCGAAAAATTTTCTGATATTGAACAATATGAAGTTCTTGATGAAGGAATAACAGGTGCAGCTGATTTTCAGCACCTAGTACTGTTTGGGGGTGTGGGTGGTTATACAGGGACTTAA